Proteins encoded by one window of Rubinisphaera margarita:
- a CDS encoding suppressor of fused domain protein, producing MNEQVESPNDEDEGDQWYDEKSRMMAESLGEEHDSVLHAMIPYAVGGALDVYLYPNGLPGTGFATKELSEDLGECSRNDEFDAYEMVMFTRHALPHDPLKDEESPFGQTLQSCNQFLNLMARYSAQAELNPGETCEFPEDMEDVGGRSLIFDAYSAYESDDGDTFGLLMLMEIFRSELEFTREHGGEELLDRLKAAGHFPYSDMDREPVA from the coding sequence ATGAACGAACAGGTCGAGTCGCCGAATGACGAAGATGAAGGCGATCAGTGGTATGACGAAAAGTCGCGGATGATGGCGGAGTCGCTTGGTGAGGAACACGACTCCGTTCTGCACGCGATGATCCCGTATGCCGTTGGTGGTGCGCTCGATGTGTACCTCTATCCGAACGGATTACCGGGGACCGGCTTTGCGACGAAAGAACTCTCGGAGGATCTTGGCGAGTGCTCGCGGAACGACGAGTTTGATGCCTACGAGATGGTGATGTTCACTCGTCATGCCTTGCCGCACGATCCACTCAAGGACGAGGAGTCGCCATTCGGTCAGACTCTCCAGTCCTGCAATCAGTTTCTCAATCTGATGGCGCGATACAGTGCTCAGGCCGAGTTGAATCCGGGCGAAACGTGTGAGTTTCCGGAGGACATGGAAGACGTCGGCGGACGGAGTCTGATCTTCGACGCCTACAGCGCCTACGAATCCGATGACGGAGACACATTCGGTCTGCTCATGCTGATGGAGATCTTCCGCTCGGAACTCGAGTTCACCCGCGAACACGGCGGCGAGGAACTCCTTGACCGGCTCAAAGCAGCGGGGCACTTTCCCTACTCGGATATGGACCGCGAACCAGTCGCGTAA
- a CDS encoding slipin family protein, whose product MIFLKRYKIRSYEVGLYFRDGEFRGLIEQGTRWLIDPLGKVRVDVVSKRDPWLVHDKLDLIVNSGVLKDRAVVLDLQDHERALVWIENRFSHILPAGLYSYWNGQKKVRVEVVDARQVRFEHPELKVIAKSPLAQRTLDVCSVNRDHVGVLFIDGRYVETLAPGLYAFWKGQSDAKVVEVDLRETMVDVSGQDIMTADKVTLRLNAVVTYKVADARKAVSQTDDVRQALYRETQLVLRSVIGARELDAFLTEKDAVGSEVEDNVRRRAGELGLEIASVGIRDVILPGDMKDLMNKVTEARKAAEANLISRREETAAMRSQANTAKLLADNPVLMRLRELEILEKLAGNGKLNIVVGEKGLSDRVVNLL is encoded by the coding sequence ATGATCTTTTTGAAGCGTTACAAGATTCGTAGCTACGAAGTCGGTCTGTACTTCCGGGATGGAGAATTCCGAGGTCTGATCGAGCAGGGAACCCGCTGGTTGATCGATCCGCTGGGCAAGGTCCGTGTTGACGTCGTCTCGAAGCGGGATCCGTGGCTGGTTCACGACAAGCTCGACCTGATTGTCAACTCGGGTGTACTGAAGGACCGAGCCGTCGTGCTCGACCTGCAGGACCACGAACGGGCGCTGGTGTGGATTGAAAACCGATTCAGCCACATCCTGCCGGCCGGCCTCTACTCTTACTGGAATGGACAGAAGAAGGTCCGTGTTGAAGTCGTTGACGCCCGGCAGGTGCGGTTCGAGCATCCGGAACTGAAGGTGATCGCCAAGTCGCCACTGGCGCAGCGGACGCTCGACGTCTGCTCGGTCAATCGGGACCACGTTGGCGTGCTGTTCATCGATGGCCGGTATGTCGAAACACTGGCTCCGGGGCTGTACGCGTTCTGGAAGGGACAGTCGGATGCGAAGGTGGTTGAAGTCGACCTGCGGGAAACCATGGTCGATGTCAGCGGCCAGGACATCATGACGGCTGACAAGGTCACGCTGCGGCTCAACGCCGTGGTGACTTACAAGGTCGCCGACGCCCGCAAGGCTGTCAGCCAGACCGACGACGTGCGGCAGGCTCTGTATCGTGAAACGCAGCTCGTGCTGCGAAGCGTGATTGGAGCCCGCGAACTCGATGCCTTCCTGACGGAAAAGGACGCCGTGGGAAGCGAAGTCGAGGACAACGTGCGGCGTCGAGCCGGCGAACTGGGGCTGGAAATCGCTTCGGTCGGAATCCGGGACGTGATCCTGCCGGGCGACATGAAGGACCTGATGAACAAGGTGACGGAGGCCCGTAAGGCCGCCGAAGCTAACCTGATCTCGCGTCGCGAAGAAACCGCCGCCATGCGGTCGCAGGCCAACACGGCCAAACTGCTGGCGGACAACCCGGTTCTGATGCGACTGCGGGAACTGGAAATCCTGGAAAAGCTCGCCGGCAACGGCAAGCTGAACATCGTCGTAGGCGAAAAGGGCCTGAGCGACCGGGTGGTCAACCTGCTCTGA
- a CDS encoding DUF1501 domain-containing protein, protein MNTLQMTGRRQLLQSAACGFGSLALAGLFSQSRASESANPLTGQETHFPARAKRVIFIFMQGGPSQVDTFDYKPALEKYHGTKHDFRNARRMKVQSEEVMKSHWTFKKHGESGQPVSSLFPEMAKHVDDLCFIRSMHTEGVAHGPSTLFLHTGATNLIRPSMGAWISYGLGTENQSLPSFVTVCPTSAKGGPRLYSNAFLPPVHQGTALGRVGIPAATARFENVQNPRYDSVVQQRQFDLLREMSAVQLQRTAAESAYESVLDSYELAYRMQSAAPEVTDISGETRETLSMYGIDQPETEDFGYQCLRARRLSEAGVRFVQISYADNRSTPRWDQHGNMPEHEMHAKATDKPVAGLLQDLKQRGLLEDTLVWWGGEFGRTPFTQGNLGRDHNPDGFTVWLAGGGVKRGFAYGETDEFGQNAIVNKVHMHDLHATILHLLGLDHERLTFRHAGRDFRLTDVHGRVVKEIFA, encoded by the coding sequence ATGAACACGCTTCAAATGACCGGTCGACGACAATTGCTTCAGTCTGCAGCCTGCGGTTTCGGCTCGCTCGCGCTGGCGGGGCTCTTCTCGCAATCGCGTGCCTCTGAATCAGCGAATCCGCTGACCGGTCAGGAGACGCATTTCCCGGCTCGAGCCAAGCGAGTGATCTTCATCTTCATGCAGGGCGGTCCCAGCCAGGTCGATACCTTCGACTACAAACCGGCCCTGGAAAAGTACCACGGCACAAAGCATGACTTCCGCAATGCCCGGAGAATGAAGGTTCAGAGCGAAGAGGTGATGAAATCGCATTGGACATTCAAGAAGCACGGCGAGTCGGGACAACCGGTTTCCAGCCTGTTTCCGGAAATGGCGAAACATGTAGATGATCTCTGCTTCATCCGCAGTATGCACACCGAGGGAGTCGCCCACGGCCCGAGCACGCTCTTTCTGCACACGGGAGCCACGAACCTGATCCGACCTTCGATGGGGGCATGGATCAGTTACGGACTCGGGACCGAGAACCAGAGCCTGCCGTCGTTTGTCACCGTTTGTCCGACCTCCGCAAAAGGGGGGCCACGGCTCTACTCCAATGCATTTCTGCCGCCGGTTCATCAGGGAACAGCATTGGGACGGGTCGGTATTCCGGCGGCGACGGCCCGGTTCGAGAACGTCCAGAACCCGCGTTACGATTCGGTCGTGCAACAGCGTCAGTTTGATTTATTGCGGGAGATGAGCGCGGTTCAATTGCAGCGGACCGCCGCGGAGTCAGCCTATGAGTCGGTCCTCGATTCCTACGAACTGGCTTATCGAATGCAGTCCGCCGCTCCCGAGGTCACCGACATTTCGGGAGAGACTCGGGAAACCCTGTCGATGTACGGCATCGATCAGCCGGAAACGGAAGATTTCGGCTATCAATGTCTGCGGGCTCGCCGACTCAGCGAAGCCGGCGTCCGCTTCGTGCAGATCAGCTACGCCGATAATCGATCGACGCCCCGCTGGGACCAGCACGGAAACATGCCCGAACACGAAATGCATGCCAAAGCGACCGACAAGCCGGTCGCGGGACTGCTGCAGGATCTCAAACAACGTGGCCTGCTTGAAGACACCCTCGTCTGGTGGGGCGGAGAGTTCGGTCGCACCCCCTTCACGCAGGGGAACCTTGGACGCGATCACAATCCCGATGGCTTCACCGTCTGGCTGGCCGGGGGCGGAGTCAAACGCGGGTTCGCTTATGGCGAGACCGACGAGTTTGGCCAGAACGCGATCGTCAATAAGGTCCACATGCATGACCTGCATGCGACCATCCTGCATCTGCTGGGGCTCGATCACGAGCGACTGACTTTCCGTCACGCGGGGCGAGACTTCCGCCTCACCGACGTGCACGGACGAGTCGTGAAAGAGATCTTCGCCTGA
- a CDS encoding DUF1553 domain-containing protein: MSNFPSVLRAESPALSPEDLAFFEEKIRPVLIEHCYECHSPESKAIKGGLLVHSREALATGGDSGPAVIPGDVDESLLLSAMKFESFEMPPQGKLPEQILNDFETWIKRGAPDPRDGEAPQRHTGIDLDAGREFWAFQPLTTPELPEVSGVEEPVDRFILAKLNEAGLSQNGPADAEVLLRRVYYDLTGLPPSPEQVRTFAADSSPKAYARIVDRLLASREFGERWGRHWLDVARYADSTGGGRSRIYRNSWRYRDYVIDSFQADKPYDQFIREQLAGDLLPYESVEQAAEQLTGCGFLMLGPHNYELQDKALLRMEVVDEQIDTLGKAFLGMTIGCARCHDHKFDPIPAADYYALAGIFRSTKSVGPGNVAEWITQEIPMPPEQQARYDEYRRELNSLEAQLADVTNRLKELNPRADARSISPRLLAGIVNDEPKLIGDWKGSTSNPKYVGQEYVHDQNTAKGANSAVFEVQLAEPGQYEIRVAYSSGSNRTSAAPVTISDQTGELATLTINQKPAPPIDGLFVSLGSFELQSSKAEPVRITVGTAGTSGVVIVDAVQLLSSQLLSERDELQRSSLLNATVDLEAVAEARRLKQKKQELTEQISTLKKDAPPAPEEVMAVREEVPDEIGDTELCIRGNIRNLGPVIPRGVLQVATTGDATIRSSQSGRLELAEWIASPENPLTARVMVNRIWHHLFGAGIVRTVDNFGSTGELPSHPQLLDYLAVDFIRNNWSVKSLIRQIVLSRTYRISGQTESQLKSTIDPENRLLAYFPRRRADAEFLRDALLQISGRLEESHGGNTVPNGTNSEFDFTYSDRHRSVYLPVFRNRLHPMLAVFDFPDPNLVQGKRTNTTLATQALYMMNSSLILELAEETAQQLLTDTGRDRQERVEWLYRSALGRAPSADEQELADRFLNTSKPNDSPEVWTMLTQSLFCSPEFRFID, encoded by the coding sequence GTGAGCAATTTTCCATCCGTCCTGCGGGCGGAATCGCCCGCGCTCTCTCCCGAGGATCTTGCGTTCTTCGAGGAGAAAATCCGGCCCGTGCTGATCGAGCACTGCTACGAATGTCATTCACCGGAATCAAAAGCCATTAAAGGCGGCCTGCTGGTCCACTCCCGCGAGGCCCTTGCAACCGGCGGCGATTCCGGCCCCGCGGTGATTCCCGGAGATGTGGACGAGAGTCTGCTGCTGAGTGCGATGAAATTCGAGTCGTTCGAGATGCCCCCGCAGGGAAAGCTGCCCGAGCAGATTCTGAACGACTTTGAAACATGGATTAAGCGAGGCGCTCCTGATCCGCGCGACGGAGAAGCTCCGCAGCGGCACACGGGGATTGACCTGGACGCCGGTCGCGAGTTCTGGGCATTTCAGCCGCTGACCACACCGGAGCTTCCTGAAGTCTCTGGCGTCGAAGAGCCGGTCGACCGTTTCATCCTCGCGAAATTGAACGAAGCCGGGCTGAGTCAGAATGGGCCAGCGGATGCGGAGGTTCTGCTCCGGCGAGTGTATTATGACCTGACGGGACTTCCGCCCTCACCAGAGCAGGTGAGAACCTTTGCTGCAGATTCTTCTCCGAAAGCTTATGCCCGCATCGTCGACCGACTGCTGGCATCTCGCGAGTTCGGCGAACGCTGGGGCCGTCACTGGCTCGATGTCGCCCGCTATGCAGATTCGACCGGCGGCGGACGCTCTCGCATCTATCGGAACTCGTGGCGGTATCGGGATTACGTGATCGATTCGTTCCAGGCCGACAAACCGTATGATCAATTCATTCGAGAACAGCTCGCTGGGGATCTTCTCCCGTATGAATCTGTGGAGCAGGCCGCCGAACAACTTACTGGCTGCGGCTTCCTCATGCTCGGCCCTCACAATTACGAGCTGCAGGACAAAGCCCTCCTGCGAATGGAGGTTGTCGATGAGCAGATCGATACCCTCGGCAAAGCCTTTCTTGGCATGACGATCGGCTGTGCCCGGTGTCACGATCACAAGTTCGATCCCATCCCAGCCGCGGACTACTACGCTCTCGCGGGGATCTTCCGGAGCACGAAGTCAGTCGGCCCCGGCAATGTGGCGGAATGGATCACGCAGGAAATTCCGATGCCGCCTGAGCAACAGGCCCGGTACGATGAGTACCGTCGGGAACTCAACAGTCTGGAAGCACAACTGGCGGATGTCACGAATCGCCTAAAAGAGCTGAATCCCCGGGCTGACGCCCGCAGCATTTCTCCGCGACTTCTCGCCGGAATCGTGAACGACGAACCGAAACTCATCGGAGACTGGAAGGGCTCGACCAGCAATCCCAAGTATGTCGGTCAGGAATACGTACACGATCAGAATACGGCGAAAGGCGCAAACTCAGCTGTGTTCGAAGTTCAGCTGGCCGAACCAGGACAGTACGAAATTCGCGTCGCCTACTCGAGTGGATCAAACCGGACCTCCGCCGCTCCAGTGACAATTAGCGACCAGACGGGCGAGTTGGCCACCCTGACCATCAATCAGAAGCCCGCACCTCCGATCGATGGACTGTTTGTTTCCCTGGGCTCGTTTGAGCTGCAGTCTTCTAAAGCGGAACCTGTTCGGATTACCGTCGGCACGGCCGGCACCAGTGGCGTCGTGATCGTCGACGCGGTCCAGCTGCTTTCATCGCAGTTGTTGTCTGAACGCGACGAACTGCAACGGTCAAGCCTGTTGAATGCGACAGTCGACCTGGAAGCCGTGGCTGAGGCCAGACGTCTTAAACAGAAGAAACAAGAACTCACCGAACAGATCAGCACACTGAAGAAAGACGCGCCGCCCGCACCGGAGGAGGTGATGGCGGTTCGCGAAGAGGTCCCGGACGAGATTGGCGATACGGAGCTATGTATTCGCGGCAATATTCGGAATCTCGGCCCGGTCATCCCGCGGGGTGTTCTGCAGGTGGCCACGACCGGCGATGCGACGATCCGCTCTTCGCAAAGCGGTCGCCTCGAACTGGCCGAATGGATCGCCAGTCCAGAGAACCCGCTTACGGCTCGGGTTATGGTCAACCGCATCTGGCATCATCTGTTCGGAGCCGGCATCGTTCGAACGGTCGACAACTTCGGCAGCACCGGCGAGTTGCCCTCGCATCCGCAGTTGCTCGACTACCTCGCGGTCGATTTCATACGGAATAACTGGTCCGTGAAATCTCTGATCCGTCAGATCGTACTTTCCCGAACCTATCGAATCTCCGGACAGACCGAATCGCAACTCAAGTCAACCATCGATCCTGAGAATCGCCTGCTCGCGTATTTCCCCAGGCGGCGAGCCGATGCCGAGTTTCTGCGTGATGCTCTGCTGCAGATCAGCGGTCGTCTCGAAGAATCGCATGGCGGCAACACGGTTCCCAACGGGACGAATTCAGAATTCGATTTCACTTACAGCGATCGACATCGCAGCGTCTATCTGCCGGTCTTCCGCAATCGACTGCATCCCATGCTGGCCGTGTTCGATTTCCCGGATCCGAACCTGGTTCAGGGGAAGCGAACCAATACCACACTTGCAACGCAGGCACTTTACATGATGAACAGCAGTCTGATACTCGAACTCGCCGAGGAGACTGCTCAACAACTGCTGACTGATACAGGCCGCGACCGGCAGGAACGAGTTGAGTGGCTGTATCGATCCGCGCTCGGACGCGCCCCCTCGGCCGACGAGCAGGAGTTGGCGGACCGATTCCTGAATACTTCGAAACCGAACGACTCACCAGAGGTCTGGACCATGCTGACTCAGAGCCTCTTCTGCAGTCCCGAGTTTCGTTTCATCGATTAG
- a CDS encoding TROVE domain-containing protein — protein sequence MANKSLFSNFKNLLPRTNSINEAGGAAYKFSAKQALAQLAATGCFNGVFYANAQTQLDTLRSLIDEVDDNVFLAKLAVYSRERAFMKDMPAALVASLSTRDTALMHQVFDRVIDNGRVLRTLFQMVRSGQFGRNSLSSSLQRAFQRWLNEASVSKLLSASIGNDPSLRDVLRLARPTPRDNARRALFGWLTDKDVEKWAPATEADLPQDLKQLIKYRRITGEKDQAAVAADLNVRWDLLADAARGPKVWKAIARQMGPQALRMNLNTLLRHQVLEDREMVDYVAGRVADATEIRRSRQFPYQYLAAYLNASTELPHKIRDALHRAAEIACGNIPELPGPVVIGLDTSGSMNCPVTGYRGGGGTSAVRCVDVAALFAAAILRRNPDSVLVPFDTIAYDARLDPSDSILSLSKRLGQMGGGGTDCSIPLREANSRYRNRRFAGCVLISDNESWIRNGQAFGYGAYGSTGVMTEWQDFVKNQLRLQGGDITGPKLVCIDIQPYGTSQAPERSDILNIGGFSDAVFNVVSGFLSGDESRFVKEVEAVEL from the coding sequence ATGGCCAACAAGTCCCTCTTCTCCAACTTCAAGAATCTGTTGCCGCGTACGAACTCGATCAACGAAGCGGGCGGCGCCGCTTACAAGTTCTCGGCCAAGCAGGCTCTCGCTCAGCTCGCTGCAACCGGGTGCTTTAACGGAGTCTTCTACGCCAACGCCCAGACGCAGCTCGATACCTTGCGGTCTCTGATCGACGAGGTCGATGACAATGTCTTCCTGGCAAAGCTCGCCGTGTATTCGCGGGAACGGGCTTTCATGAAGGACATGCCGGCTGCCCTGGTGGCTTCGCTGTCGACTCGGGATACCGCATTGATGCACCAGGTCTTTGATCGGGTGATCGATAACGGCCGCGTCCTGCGGACGCTGTTCCAGATGGTCCGTTCCGGTCAGTTTGGTCGGAACAGCCTGTCGTCGAGTTTGCAGCGGGCTTTCCAGCGCTGGCTGAACGAGGCTTCCGTGAGCAAGTTGCTGTCGGCTTCGATCGGGAACGATCCAAGTCTGCGCGACGTGTTGCGGCTGGCTCGGCCAACTCCGCGAGACAACGCGCGGCGGGCTCTGTTCGGATGGTTGACCGATAAGGACGTCGAGAAGTGGGCTCCGGCGACCGAAGCCGATCTCCCGCAGGACCTGAAGCAGTTGATCAAGTATCGACGCATCACCGGCGAGAAGGATCAGGCTGCAGTCGCGGCTGATCTGAACGTGCGTTGGGATCTCCTGGCCGATGCCGCTCGGGGGCCGAAGGTCTGGAAGGCCATCGCCCGACAGATGGGGCCGCAGGCATTGCGAATGAACCTGAATACGCTCCTGCGTCATCAGGTTCTGGAAGATCGTGAGATGGTCGATTACGTGGCCGGCCGCGTGGCCGATGCGACGGAGATCCGACGTTCGCGACAGTTCCCGTACCAGTACCTGGCCGCCTACCTGAACGCGTCGACGGAGTTGCCGCATAAGATCCGGGATGCGCTGCACCGAGCAGCCGAGATTGCCTGCGGAAACATCCCGGAACTGCCGGGACCGGTCGTAATCGGACTCGATACCTCGGGATCGATGAACTGTCCGGTCACCGGATACCGCGGTGGAGGGGGAACTTCGGCCGTGCGATGTGTCGATGTGGCGGCTCTGTTCGCTGCGGCGATCCTGCGTCGAAACCCGGACAGTGTGCTCGTGCCGTTCGATACCATCGCGTACGACGCACGGCTCGATCCGTCCGATTCGATCCTGAGTCTGTCGAAGCGGCTCGGCCAAATGGGCGGAGGAGGGACCGATTGTTCGATCCCGCTGCGAGAAGCCAACAGCCGTTATCGTAATCGACGTTTCGCAGGATGCGTGCTGATCAGCGATAACGAAAGCTGGATCCGCAACGGACAGGCCTTCGGATACGGAGCTTACGGGTCAACCGGAGTGATGACCGAATGGCAGGACTTCGTGAAGAATCAGCTGCGACTCCAGGGTGGCGACATCACGGGACCAAAGCTGGTCTGCATCGACATCCAGCCGTACGGAACCTCACAGGCTCCAGAACGCAGCGACATCCTGAACATCGGCGGCTTCAGTGACGCCGTGTTCAACGTCGTGAGTGGATTCCTGTCCGGTGACGAAAGCCGCTTCGTGAAGGAAGTCGAAGCCGTCGAACTGTAA
- a CDS encoding cyclic-phosphate processing receiver domain-containing protein — protein MINLWLDDERDPNNRKIQELFGAEPGMIWVRTADAAISRLKSNNVAWVSLDHDLGTTQTGYDVAKWIEERAYYGELSQLTWTIHSANIEGSRLMRAALENADEYWRTTKN, from the coding sequence ATGATCAATCTCTGGCTCGATGACGAGCGGGATCCGAACAATCGGAAGATCCAGGAACTGTTCGGTGCGGAACCGGGCATGATCTGGGTGAGGACTGCAGATGCGGCGATCAGTCGGCTCAAGTCGAACAACGTCGCCTGGGTGTCACTGGATCACGATCTGGGAACAACGCAAACCGGTTACGACGTCGCGAAATGGATTGAAGAACGAGCCTACTACGGCGAGTTATCGCAACTAACCTGGACAATTCACTCGGCCAACATCGAAGGATCCCGTCTGATGCGGGCGGCTCTGGAGAACGCCGACGAGTATTGGAGAACAACGAAAAACTGA
- a CDS encoding GntR family transcriptional regulator, translating into MDTSIQRNPVYQQLNDRLRSALAAEYQSGDRFLTEREISEKFQVSRATANKALASLVSEGLLEFRRGIGTFVRRDLIDYDLRSLVSFTEKARAAGKKPKTTVLTFRRLEAGTIDCEIREALELDSDERVWELERLRLADGVPVILEHRYVVTSFCPKLTRTQAAGSLYQALTGPHGIEIAGADEVIRAVLLPRKEAALLEVTARAPAFEVTAVGYTKDARPLWWERTLYRGDQYEFHSRLGPVRSATPARGQLRSH; encoded by the coding sequence ATGGACACGAGCATTCAGCGGAACCCGGTTTATCAGCAGCTGAACGATCGATTGCGCTCGGCCCTGGCCGCCGAGTATCAGTCCGGGGATCGCTTTCTGACCGAACGTGAAATCAGCGAGAAGTTCCAGGTCAGCCGGGCGACCGCCAACAAGGCGCTCGCCAGTCTCGTTTCAGAAGGCCTGCTCGAGTTTCGTCGCGGCATCGGCACCTTCGTCCGCCGCGATCTCATCGACTACGATCTCCGTTCGCTGGTCAGCTTCACAGAGAAAGCCAGGGCGGCTGGCAAGAAGCCGAAGACAACCGTGCTGACGTTCCGGCGACTTGAAGCCGGGACGATCGACTGCGAGATTCGCGAGGCTCTCGAGCTCGACTCCGATGAGCGCGTCTGGGAGCTCGAACGATTGCGGCTGGCCGACGGTGTGCCCGTCATTCTGGAGCATCGTTACGTGGTTACCAGTTTCTGCCCGAAACTGACTCGAACACAGGCGGCCGGCTCTCTCTATCAGGCATTGACTGGCCCCCACGGAATTGAGATTGCGGGAGCCGATGAAGTGATTCGAGCCGTGCTCCTCCCCCGAAAAGAGGCGGCGTTGCTTGAAGTCACTGCGCGTGCACCGGCTTTCGAAGTGACGGCCGTTGGTTACACGAAGGACGCCCGTCCGCTCTGGTGGGAGCGGACCTTGTATCGGGGCGATCAGTATGAGTTTCACAGCCGGCTCGGTCCGGTTCGTTCCGCGACTCCCGCTCGCGGACAACTCCGTTCGCATTGA
- a CDS encoding Gfo/Idh/MocA family protein, with translation MTRKLRAAVAGTGFIGPVHIEALRRAGVEVTGILGSSPEKSNRAGEQLGLPRGYASLEEILQDDSVDSVHLATPNRLHYEQTVAVLKAGKHVLCEKPLAMNSQQSAELVELAAKSDCVAGVAYNIRFYPLCHEAAARVADGSVGDVLHVTGSYVQDWLLYETDFNWRVVAEDGGELRAVADIGTHWLDLLQFITGRKVTEVFADLRTVHPIRKQPVGGSQTFSGGKAPAETKPVEITTEDCGSILLRFDNGANGCLWVSQTTAGRKNCLQFELAGSKASLAWNSETPNEITIGHRNEPNERLIRDPALLHTSAGGVSNYPGGHNEGFPDTFKQLCRAFYGYIATGDYTAPAPFPTFADGHREILLCEAILTSHREQRWISTGVDH, from the coding sequence ATGACGCGTAAGTTACGGGCTGCTGTTGCCGGGACCGGGTTCATTGGGCCGGTTCATATCGAAGCTCTCCGCCGGGCGGGAGTGGAAGTGACCGGGATTCTCGGATCGAGTCCGGAGAAGTCGAACCGTGCGGGCGAGCAACTCGGTCTGCCTCGCGGCTACGCATCGCTTGAAGAGATTCTGCAGGATGACAGCGTTGACTCCGTCCATCTGGCGACGCCGAATCGACTGCATTACGAACAGACGGTCGCCGTGCTCAAGGCGGGCAAGCATGTCCTCTGCGAGAAGCCCCTGGCAATGAACTCGCAGCAGTCGGCCGAGCTGGTTGAACTGGCCGCAAAGTCGGACTGCGTCGCCGGCGTCGCCTACAACATTCGCTTCTATCCGCTCTGCCATGAAGCGGCTGCGCGAGTTGCGGACGGATCTGTCGGCGATGTTCTCCATGTGACCGGGTCTTACGTGCAGGACTGGCTCCTCTACGAAACCGATTTCAACTGGCGCGTCGTCGCTGAAGATGGCGGCGAACTTCGAGCGGTTGCCGATATCGGAACGCACTGGCTCGATCTGTTGCAGTTCATCACCGGACGAAAAGTCACAGAAGTGTTCGCGGATCTGCGCACGGTTCATCCGATTCGAAAGCAGCCCGTGGGGGGATCGCAGACGTTCTCCGGCGGCAAGGCTCCGGCGGAAACGAAGCCGGTGGAGATCACGACCGAGGACTGCGGCAGCATCCTGCTGCGTTTCGACAACGGAGCCAACGGCTGCCTGTGGGTTTCGCAGACGACCGCCGGACGAAAGAACTGCCTGCAGTTCGAGCTGGCCGGTTCAAAGGCAAGTCTCGCCTGGAACAGTGAAACGCCGAATGAGATCACGATCGGGCATCGGAACGAGCCGAATGAACGGTTGATACGCGATCCGGCTTTGCTGCACACTTCCGCTGGTGGCGTGAGCAACTATCCCGGCGGTCACAACGAAGGATTTCCTGATACGTTCAAGCAGTTATGCAGAGCATTCTACGGTTACATCGCGACCGGCGACTATACCGCCCCGGCTCCGTTTCCGACCTTCGCCGACGGGCACCGCGAGATTCTGTTATGTGAAGCGATTCTAACGAGTCACCGTGAGCAACGCTGGATTTCAACAGGAGTGGATCACTAA
- a CDS encoding sugar phosphate isomerase/epimerase family protein, with product MQLGFVTAILPDLSFEDVLSTASRIGYDCVEVMCWPQGGATRRYAGVTHIDVTSFEEKDAKQIRELLDRYGVSISGLGYYPNPLAPDAEEARTAVEHLRKLIEAAAILGIPQVNSFVGRDWTKSVDDNWPRFLETWGPLVEHAESHQVRIGIENCPMLFSNDEWPGGKNLAISPAIWRRMFADLPSPSFGLNFDPSHLVWMQMDYLAPLRDFADRIFHVHAKDVRVDQHLLNDVGILATPLQYHTPKLPGLGEVNWGKFFSVLGDTGYRGPVCVEVEDRSFEHSLAARKASLVQSHTFLRNFVTAQGTQE from the coding sequence ATGCAACTCGGATTTGTCACTGCTATTCTTCCCGACCTGTCGTTCGAAGACGTCCTCTCGACGGCGAGCCGTATCGGGTACGACTGTGTCGAAGTGATGTGCTGGCCTCAGGGCGGGGCCACGCGTCGGTATGCCGGGGTGACACATATTGATGTCACTTCGTTTGAAGAGAAGGACGCGAAACAGATTCGGGAACTGCTGGACCGGTATGGTGTGTCCATCAGCGGCCTCGGCTATTACCCAAACCCGCTCGCCCCCGATGCCGAAGAAGCCAGGACGGCGGTTGAGCATTTGCGGAAGTTGATTGAAGCGGCTGCCATTCTCGGGATTCCTCAGGTCAACTCGTTCGTCGGCCGGGACTGGACAAAGTCGGTCGACGACAACTGGCCGCGGTTTCTGGAGACCTGGGGTCCGCTCGTCGAACATGCGGAGTCGCATCAGGTGCGCATCGGCATTGAGAATTGCCCGATGCTCTTCTCGAATGACGAATGGCCCGGCGGAAAGAATCTGGCGATCAGTCCGGCGATCTGGCGACGGATGTTTGCCGATCTTCCGAGCCCCTCGTTCGGATTGAACTTCGACCCCTCGCATCTGGTCTGGATGCAGATGGATTACCTCGCCCCACTCCGAGACTTTGCCGATCGCATCTTCCATGTTCATGCCAAAGATGTGCGAGTCGATCAGCATCTGTTGAACGACGTCGGCATTCTGGCGACGCCGCTGCAGTACCACACGCCGAAACTGCCGGGACTTGGTGAGGTCAACTGGGGGAAGTTCTTTTCTGTGCTGGGCGATACCGGGTATCGCGGCCCGGTTTGCGTGGAAGTTGAGGATCGCTCGTTTGAACATTCTCTGGCGGCTCGGAAAGCGTCGCTGGTTCAGTCGCATACGTTTCTTCGAAACTTTGTCACCGCTCAGGGAACGCAGGAATGA